TCTTCCGGTAGGGGAGATCCGGGAGGTAGGTGCGCCAGTCGGACCGGGAGAGCCCGGTTCCGGAGCGGGTGCAGACGGACTCCGCCAGGCGGTCCGGGGTCACCTGGTGGGTGCGGACGGTGCTGTGTTCGCCCGCGCTGTGCAGGGTCCGGCCGTCGGGTGAGAAGGCGACGGCCACGATCCCGTCGCCGGGGGTCGGCAGCGGTGGGCCCAGAGGCCGGCCCGAGTTCACGTCCCAGAGCCGGAGCGTGCCGGAGGCGCCCGCCACGGCCAGGGTGTGGCCGTCGGGGGAAAAGGCCAGGGCGGTGACGGCCTTCGCGGAGTCGAGGCCGATCGCGTCCGCGCCGGCCGGGAGGGTGGCCAGGCGTCGCTCGGCCTCGCCGTCCCACAGGGTGACCCCGCCCGTCGTGTCACCGACGGCCAGGCGCGTGTTGTCGGGGCTGTAGGCCATCACCCCGCCCTGTTCCGTGGTGGGGCCCCGTTCGGTGCGCCGGCCGGTGGTGACGTCGAAGGTGTCCGAGGAGGTCGCGAGCAGTCGGCCGTCGGGGCGGACCGCGACCCGTGCGGACCGGTCGCTCCGCGGCTTCGCCACGGGGGAGGTCCGGTCCTTCGTGAGGTCCTGGGGGCGGGTCCGCTGTCCGCTCGCCACGTCCCGGACGTCCAGGGTGTCGACGCCCGCCCGCGTCGTGAGCAGGGACCGGCCGTCCGGTGAGACGGCCATGCCCGTGATGGGCATCCGGGCGGCGAAGGGCGGTTCCGGGTCCGTGGGGAGGGGGCGGGCCGTGTTCGCCGGCACGTCCCAGAGGGTCGGCTCCTGGGAGCGCGTCGCGGTCTCCTTCTGCCCCTCCCCCGCGTCGGAGCCTTCGGCGAAGTCGGTTCGGGCGTGGGCGAGGGTGCGTCCGTCGGGGCTGAGCGCGAGGAGGACGCGGCAGTCGTGTCGCGCGGGAGTTCCGGTGGGTTCCGGTACGGCTTTCGGGCAGTCGGCCGGCGGGGTGCTGGCCGTGCGCCGGCCGTCGGCGACGGCGTAGGCCTCGAACCAGGTGCTGTCCCCCTGCCGGCGGTCGACCGCGACGGTCGTGGCATCCGCGCTGAAGGTGCCCGTCGATGCCGGTTCGGGGTTCCAGTCCGCCGTCGCGGCCGTTCCGTAGGAGATCGTGCGCACCACGGTGTCCCCGAGCCGGCGTTCGGTGAGGTACCTGATGACGCCGTCCTTCGGGTCGATCCGGAGCTGGGAGGCGGCCCCGTTGGTGAGGGAGTACCGGAAGACCGGCCGTTCGGGCGCGGAGAGTCGCCACATCAGGATCTCCCGGCCGTCGACGGCCGCGGCGAACCGGCCGTCGGGGCTGGTGGTCATCTCGGTCAGGCCGGGGTGGTTGATCCCGGCCGGTTCCCGGCCCGTGACCGGGTCCCACAGGCTCACGCCGCCTGGCTCCTGGGCCGCGAGGACGGCGCCGTCGCCGGTGAAGCGGAACGAGTCCACGCCGCACGCTCCGGGTCGGGAGGCCGGGAGCTCGGCGCGCCGGGCCACGTCCCAGACCTTCAGGGGCACGTCGGCCCGTGCGAAGGCGCCGACCGCGTCCCCTCCCCGGGCGCACACCGCCAGGTGGCGTCCGTCCGGGCTGAGCGCCCACATCGGATGCCGCCCGGTCGGCACCTCCAGCAGGGTGCCGCCGCTTCGCGCGTCCCGGAGCGAGAGGCGGCCGGTGGCACCGTCCATGTCCAGGTCGGCGACGACCTGTTCGGCGGCCGTCCAGCCGATGGAAGCGCCCACCGGGTGGGGCACGGCGTCGAGCGCCGTCCCGGACACCAGGTCCAGCCGTCGCGCCCCGCTTTCGGATGCGGGCTCCGTCTCCGCCCGGCCCCCCTGCACCAGGGCGGTACGGCCGTCCGGGGAGATCCCGCGGAACAGGGCCAGCGGGTCGAGGGCCGTCTCCGGTCCGACGGCCGTCTTCTTCGTGACGTCCCAGGCGCGCAGGGAGTCCACGTCGACGGTGACCGCGATCCGGCCGTCCGCGCTCAGCCGGACCGGAGAGGCGGGGTGGGAGGTCCAGGGGCCCGCCTCGTCCGGTACGTCGTAGGCGTCGGACTCGGCCTGGACGGACGCCGCCAGCAGCGCCGACCGGGTCTCGGTGGTCTCGGCGACCCGCCAGGCGGCCAGGCTCAGCCGCATCGCCAGCGCGGGGTCGGAGCCCCGTAGGCCCTGGGCCACTGCTGCCAGCTGAGCGGCGGCCAGTTCCTCCCCCTTGACCTTGCGGATCTCGGCGTCGACCCGCTGCCGGACGTTGTCGCGGCCCTGCTGCCAGGCGGTCGTGCTCGCCACCGTGAGGAGGACGAGGAGGAGGCCGACGACGGAGGTGACGCCGCGACGGATCCGACGCGTGCGGGCGCGGGACGCCAGGCCCGCACGCAGGAACTCCCGCTCCGTCGGGACCAGCTCGGCGGAGCGGCCCGTGTCGTCGGCGAACGTGGCCTCCGCCTCGGCCAGTTCGCCTCCGCGCAGGAGCGCCCCGGTGTCGCGTCGGCGGGTCAGCCAGTTCTGGGTGGCCTGGGTCAGCCTGCGGTGGCGCCGGAGCCGTTCGCGATCGGTGTCGATCCAGCCGCGCAGCCGCGGCCACGCGGTGATCAGGGCCTCGTGGGCCAGGTCCACGACGTCCTGGTCCAGGGTGACGAGCCGGGCCCGGGCCAGCCGGTCGAGCACGGCCCCCGCTTCGGCGGCCTCCGGCGAGTCCGGGGGCACGAGGGTGTCGCGGGGTACGGGCCGCCGGGTGTCGGGGGCTCCGTCGCCGGGGGTGATCAGGTTCAGCAGGAGGCGACGCGCGACGGGGGCTCGGTCGGGCCCGAGTGCCGCGTACACCTCCTCGGCGGTCTGGGCCAGGGCGCCGCGCAGACCACCGGCCGCCTCGTGTCCGGCCAGGGTCAGCGTGCGCCCGCGGCGGCGGCGCCAGGTCTCCAGCAGGGCGTGGGAGAGCAGCGGCAGGCTGCCGGGTTCGCGGGTGACCTCTTCCACGAGCCGGGCCGTGAGGGCGCGTTCGACGGTGAGGCCGGCCGCTGCCGCGGGGCGCACGATCGCGCCGCGCATCTCCTGGGCTGTCAGCGGGCCCACGGGGAGGGCCGCGGCCCGGGCGGCCTCGGCCAGGGCGGGGTGGGCCAGGCAGTTCGCGTAGAAGTCGGCGCGCACGGCGAGCACCACGCGGATCCGGCTTCCGGGGTGGCGGGCGGCGAGGAGGGCCGCGAGGAAGTCCCGTCGTTCGTCGGGGTCCGTGCAGAGGGTGAAGACCTCCTCGAACTGGTCGACGATCAGCCAGGTCTCGCCGTCTGCGGCGGCGGGGGTGAGGACCGGCGCGTGGGTCCGCATCGGGTGTTCGCCGGGGGTCAGGACGCGCAGGGCCGCGGCGGGTGGCAGCGGTGGTGCGGAGCGGCGCAGTCGCGGGATGAGGCCGGCCCGCAGCAGGGAGGACTTGCCGCTGCCGGAGGGGCCGAGGACGACGGCGAAGCGGTGTTCGGCGACCAGGGCGGTCAGTTGGTCGGTCAGCTGCTCCCGGCCGAAGAACACCGCCTCGTCCTCGGGTTCGAAGCGTGTCAGGCCCCGGTAGGGCGCCGTGCCCCCGCTGTCGGCGCCGAGTTCCAGGGTGGCCAGGGCTTCGGTCGCGGCTTCTGCCTCGGCTTCGGCGGCGGCCTCGCGCCACCGGCGTTCCCATTCCGTCCGGGCGCCGCCGCAGACCTCGGCGTAGGCCAGCGTCACGGGCAGGCTCGGGAGCCGGTTTCCGGCGGCTGCCTGGGAGAGCGCCGTCACCGAATAGCCGGCCCGCGCGGACAGTTCGCGGTAGGGGACGGAGCCGGCCGCGCGGCGCAGTGCGCGGAGCTCACCGGCGAACCGGGCGGTGGGGCCGGCCTGTGGATCGAGCGCCTTCTCCGGCCTTCCCGCTCCGCTGCCCATGCTGTTCCCTCCCCGGGATCAAGATCATTTCCACCGTATGCGGGGGCCACACCAGCCACAAGAGCCTCTTCGGCCACGGAAAACAATTGTTCAGCCGCCCGGATCAAGGCTGCTGAACAATCCGCGAGCCGGTGGACTGCTGCCGTACCCGGTCGCCGAGCGGCCCGCACGGCCCACCCCGCCCACCACCGCTTCTCCCCCTGGAGGCAGGCGGGACACGGGCCGGGCCCCGGCGGCCGGCGTCACCCCCGACGCCATGCACACACCGCGTACTCCGCGTACGCCACACGACGGGGCGCGCCCCACGGCTCCGGCCGACGTGCACGCCTTCCACAGGAGCAGAGTTGTTCACACGGACCCACAGGCCTCGACAAGCCGCGGGGGCCCTCGCCCTCGCCACCGCCGTCGTCGCCCTCAGCACGGGGCTGACCGGCCCCGCGGGGGCGGCACCCGCCGCCTCCCCCACCAGGACCACCACGGACGCCCCCGTCACCGTCACGCTGATCACCGGTGACCGGGTGACCGTGAACGGCAGTGGCGCCGTCGTGCGCTTCGAGCCCGGCCGGGGCCGTGAGCGCGTACCGGTCGAGATCGAACGCGCCGATGGCCGCACCCTGGTCCTGCCCGCCGACGCCCGGGCCCTGCTGGCCGCCGGCAAGCTGGACCGGCGCCTCTTCGACGTCACCACGCTCGCCGACCCGGCCCTGCGCGCACTGCACCGCGGCGGACTCGGCCTGATCGTCCAGTACGAGGGCTCCGCCGGGGCGGCGCGCGCGGAACTGCGGTCCGCCGCCGGCAACGGTGCCGGGCGCGTCCTCCAGACCGTCAACGCCGAAGCCGTCAAGGCATCTCCCGCTGACGCCACGAAGGTCTGGGAGGCCTTGACGGAGCCCACCGCGCGCGGCCTCCGCGCCACCGGTGCCGGCATCGGCAAGGTCTGGCTGGACGGCGTGCGCAAGGCGAGCCTGGACAAGAGCACGAAGCAGATCGGCGCCGACCGGGCCTGGCAGGCCGGGTTCGACGGCACGGGCGTGAAGATCGCCGTCCTGGACACCGGTGTCGACAAGACCCACGCGGACCTGAAGAGCCAGGTCGTCGGGGAGAAGAACTTCTCCGACTCCCCCGACGCCACCGACCGCGTCGGCCACGGCACCCACGTGGCCTCCATCGCGGCCGGGACCGGGGCCGCGTCCGGCGGGGCGATGAAGGGCGTCGCACCCGGCGCCAAGGTGATCAGCGGCAAGGTCCTCGACGACCGGGGCTACGGCTCCGATTCCGCGGTCATCGCGGGCATGGAGTGGGCCGTCGCCGAGGGTGCGGCCGTCGTCAACCTCAGCCTCGGAAGCCGCGACTTCCCCGGCGTGGACCCGGTCGAGGCGACCGTGGACCGGCTGTCGGCGGAGAAGGGCGTCCTGTTCGCCGTCGCCGCGGGCAACAACGGTGCCGGCGAGTCCACGGTCGGCTCGCCCGGCAGCGCCGACGCCGCCCTGACCGTCGGCGCCGTCGACGGCAAGGACGCCCTCGCGGACTTCTCCAGCAGGGGCCCGCGCGTCGGCGACGGCGCGGTCAAGCCCGACCTCACCGCGCCCGGCGTGGGCATCACCGCCGCGGCGGCCAAGGGGAGCAAGCTCGACACCGACCCCGGGGCCCAGCACCCCGTCCCCGGGTACCTGGTGCTCAACGGCACCTCCATGGCCACCCCGCACGTGGCCGGAGCGGCGGCGCTGCTGAAGCAGAAGAACCCGGGCTGGACCGGCACCGAGCTCAAGGGCGCGCTGACCGCGTCCACGAAGGACGGCGCGGTCGGCGTCCAGCAGCAGGGCACCGGCCGCGTGCAGGTGGACAAGGCCCTGACCCAAACGGTGATCACCGAGCAGCCGTCGGTCTCCCTCGGCACGGCCCAGTGGCCGCACGCCGACGACAAGCCCCTCACCAAGAAGATCGCCTACCGCAACCTCGGCGCCACCGCCATCACGCTCGACCTCGCGGTGAGCGGCACCGATTCCCACGGCAAGCCGGCCCCGGCCGGGTTCTTCGCGCTCGGCGCCACCAAGGTGACCGTGCCCGCAGGGGGCCGGGCCGAGGTCGACCTGGCGGCCGACACCCGGCTCGGCGACGTCGACGGCGCGTTCTCCGCCTACGTCACCGCCACCGGCGGCGGCCAGTCCGTCCGTACGGGCGCGGCGGCCGTCCGCGAGGCCGAGGCGTACGACGTCACCATCACGACCGTCGACCGCGACGGCGCCCCTGCCCGCGAGTTCTCCCACTCCCTGTTCGGCATCGGCGGCGCCGCCGACGGCATATGGACGGGGGTGAGCAACGAGTCCGCCTCCGGCACCCTGCGTCTGCCCAAGGGCACCTACGCCCTCCACGGCGCCGTGTACCAGGACGGCTCGGACCTCGCCAAGGGCGTCGACTGGCTGGTCCAGCCGCGGCTGGAGGTCGCCGGAACCACCAAGGTCACGGTCGACGCACGCACAGCGAAGCCGGTGGACATCACCGTTCCCGGTCTGGCCACGGCCGACTTCGCCCTGCCGTACTACCAGCAGAAGGTCGGCGAAGGCCACCTCGGCAGCGGATGGGTCCTGCCCAAGGGGTACACCGGGTTCCGCTCCGCCCACATGGGGCCGGCGGTGACCGACGGCTCGCTCACGCAGAGCTGGCTCGCTACCTTCATCAAGGACCCGGCCACCCAGTACAACGTCGCCCTCGGCGGCGTGACGAAGCGTCTCGCCACCGGGTACACGCGGCACCTGAAGGCGACCCAGCTGGCGAAGCTCTCCGTGGACATGGGCGCGCCCGCCCCCGGCAAGTCCGGCTACGCCTACGCCGCCCCCACCCTGCCCGGCATGTCCCAGGGCGACTTCTACGGGGCCAACCAGCCCGCTCCCGGCACCCGTACGCTCATGCTCTCCGCCCTCGACGGCGCCACCTGGCGCACCGGGTTCTGGCAGCTCGGCGCCCCCGACGGGGACGGCAACCAGGGCATCGAGGCGGACCTGGCCGCCCTGGAGCCGAAGCGCTACGCGGCCGGCTCCTCCCACCGCGAGACCTTCAACACCGGAGTCTTCTCACCGCTCCTGGGCGCCCCGGGCCTGGGCGTGTTCCGCAGCGCACCCGACCCGGAGACGGGCAAGCAGACCATCACGGGCGCGGTGCCGCTGTTCGGCGACGGCGCCGGCCACGCGGGTTCCTCGGCGCTCACCAAGACCGCCACCACCCTGTACCGCAACGGCATCAAGGTCGCCGAGAACGAGGACCCGCTGAGCGGCTGGGAGCCCTTCACGGTCGACGGCGCCGACGCCGAATACCGGCTGGCCACCTCCGTGGAGCGGTCCCCGGACGTCTCCGCCGTCTCCACCCGCATCGACACGAGCTTCACCTTCCGCTCGCGTCAGGTCGCTGCCCAAACCTCGCTCCCGGTCTCGACGGTGCGCTTCCGGGCCCCGCTCGACACCGCCTCCCGCGCCCCGGCGGGCAAGGTCACCCGGATCCCCGTGACCGTGCAGGGAGCGGCCTCCGGGAAGAACCTCAAGTCGCTCACGGTCTCCGTGAGCCTCGACGGCGGCACGACCTGGAAGAAGGTCAAGGTCACCGACGGCGCGATCTCCGTCCGGAACCCCGCGAAGGACCAGGGCATCTCCTTCCGGGCCCAGGTCACCGACAAGCAGGGCAACGTCTCCGAGGTCACGATCGTCAACGCCTACCTGGGCAAGTGATCCCGCTTCTGATCCCGCTTCCCTGAGCCGACGGCTGGCGGGGACGCCGGTCCCCGGCCTTCCCCGAACCAGCCCGTTCACCCGCCCGCCCGCCCGCCACGACACGTGGCGGGCGGGCGCTCGGGCGTCCGGACCGCCGCCCACGGTGTTCCGCCGGGCCGCCGGTGGAGTGGGGGGAGGCCGGACTCCACCCCCATTTCCACCCTTGGGTCCAGGTGCCGCGGGCCGCCCCGTAGCAGCCTTGAGGACATGACAACGACCGAGTGGATCACCGACATCGCCCTCATCCTGATCGTCTTCCGGCAGCTTCGGGAAGGGCGGCTCGACCTCAAGTCCTTCCTGCTCCCGCTGGGGATCGTGGCCTTCGTGGCCTACTCGTACCTGGACACCATCCCCACCGCGGGCAACGACCTGGCGCTGATCGCGGTCCTGGTGGGCGCGGGCGCCGCGCTCGGCATCGCGGGCGGCGTCTACACCCGGATCCGGACCGTCGACGGGCACGTCCTCATCAAGGCCGGAGTGGTGTCGGCGGTCCTGTGGGTCGTGGGCATGGGCGCGCGGATGGGCTTCCAGTTGTGGGTCGAGCACGGCGGCGGCGCCGATGTCGCCCGGTTCAGCGTCGACCACCAGATCACCGGCGACAAGGCCTGGGTGGCGGCGTTCGTCCTCATGGCCCTGACCGAGGTGGTCACGCGGCTGGCGACGATCTTCGTCCGGAGCCGCACCCACACGGTGGTCCGCCCCGTGCCGGTGCTCGACCGCACGGCCTGACCGTGCAGTATGTTCTGCGCATGCCCCCGCGCGAGAGCCCTCCGTCCCCCGGGACGGCAGCCTCCCCGGAGGCCGCCCAGCGTCCGGTTCCCGGACAGGATCCGCGGGTCCGGTGGGCCATGACCCTGGCGGTCATCGCCGTCGGAGTCGTGACGATCCGGCCCATGGGCTTCAGCGGCCAGGGATTGG
This genomic interval from Streptomyces sp. NBC_00193 contains the following:
- a CDS encoding DNA-binding protein produces the protein MGSGAGRPEKALDPQAGPTARFAGELRALRRAAGSVPYRELSARAGYSVTALSQAAAGNRLPSLPVTLAYAEVCGGARTEWERRWREAAAEAEAEAATEALATLELGADSGGTAPYRGLTRFEPEDEAVFFGREQLTDQLTALVAEHRFAVVLGPSGSGKSSLLRAGLIPRLRRSAPPLPPAAALRVLTPGEHPMRTHAPVLTPAAADGETWLIVDQFEEVFTLCTDPDERRDFLAALLAARHPGSRIRVVLAVRADFYANCLAHPALAEAARAAALPVGPLTAQEMRGAIVRPAAAAGLTVERALTARLVEEVTREPGSLPLLSHALLETWRRRRGRTLTLAGHEAAGGLRGALAQTAEEVYAALGPDRAPVARRLLLNLITPGDGAPDTRRPVPRDTLVPPDSPEAAEAGAVLDRLARARLVTLDQDVVDLAHEALITAWPRLRGWIDTDRERLRRHRRLTQATQNWLTRRRDTGALLRGGELAEAEATFADDTGRSAELVPTEREFLRAGLASRARTRRIRRGVTSVVGLLLVLLTVASTTAWQQGRDNVRQRVDAEIRKVKGEELAAAQLAAVAQGLRGSDPALAMRLSLAAWRVAETTETRSALLAASVQAESDAYDVPDEAGPWTSHPASPVRLSADGRIAVTVDVDSLRAWDVTKKTAVGPETALDPLALFRGISPDGRTALVQGGRAETEPASESGARRLDLVSGTALDAVPHPVGASIGWTAAEQVVADLDMDGATGRLSLRDARSGGTLLEVPTGRHPMWALSPDGRHLAVCARGGDAVGAFARADVPLKVWDVARRAELPASRPGACGVDSFRFTGDGAVLAAQEPGGVSLWDPVTGREPAGINHPGLTEMTTSPDGRFAAAVDGREILMWRLSAPERPVFRYSLTNGAASQLRIDPKDGVIRYLTERRLGDTVVRTISYGTAATADWNPEPASTGTFSADATTVAVDRRQGDSTWFEAYAVADGRRTASTPPADCPKAVPEPTGTPARHDCRVLLALSPDGRTLAHARTDFAEGSDAGEGQKETATRSQEPTLWDVPANTARPLPTDPEPPFAARMPITGMAVSPDGRSLLTTRAGVDTLDVRDVASGQRTRPQDLTKDRTSPVAKPRSDRSARVAVRPDGRLLATSSDTFDVTTGRRTERGPTTEQGGVMAYSPDNTRLAVGDTTGGVTLWDGEAERRLATLPAGADAIGLDSAKAVTALAFSPDGHTLAVAGASGTLRLWDVNSGRPLGPPLPTPGDGIVAVAFSPDGRTLHSAGEHSTVRTHQVTPDRLAESVCTRSGTGLSRSDWRTYLPDLPYRKTC
- a CDS encoding S8 family serine peptidase produces the protein MFTRTHRPRQAAGALALATAVVALSTGLTGPAGAAPAASPTRTTTDAPVTVTLITGDRVTVNGSGAVVRFEPGRGRERVPVEIERADGRTLVLPADARALLAAGKLDRRLFDVTTLADPALRALHRGGLGLIVQYEGSAGAARAELRSAAGNGAGRVLQTVNAEAVKASPADATKVWEALTEPTARGLRATGAGIGKVWLDGVRKASLDKSTKQIGADRAWQAGFDGTGVKIAVLDTGVDKTHADLKSQVVGEKNFSDSPDATDRVGHGTHVASIAAGTGAASGGAMKGVAPGAKVISGKVLDDRGYGSDSAVIAGMEWAVAEGAAVVNLSLGSRDFPGVDPVEATVDRLSAEKGVLFAVAAGNNGAGESTVGSPGSADAALTVGAVDGKDALADFSSRGPRVGDGAVKPDLTAPGVGITAAAAKGSKLDTDPGAQHPVPGYLVLNGTSMATPHVAGAAALLKQKNPGWTGTELKGALTASTKDGAVGVQQQGTGRVQVDKALTQTVITEQPSVSLGTAQWPHADDKPLTKKIAYRNLGATAITLDLAVSGTDSHGKPAPAGFFALGATKVTVPAGGRAEVDLAADTRLGDVDGAFSAYVTATGGGQSVRTGAAAVREAEAYDVTITTVDRDGAPAREFSHSLFGIGGAADGIWTGVSNESASGTLRLPKGTYALHGAVYQDGSDLAKGVDWLVQPRLEVAGTTKVTVDARTAKPVDITVPGLATADFALPYYQQKVGEGHLGSGWVLPKGYTGFRSAHMGPAVTDGSLTQSWLATFIKDPATQYNVALGGVTKRLATGYTRHLKATQLAKLSVDMGAPAPGKSGYAYAAPTLPGMSQGDFYGANQPAPGTRTLMLSALDGATWRTGFWQLGAPDGDGNQGIEADLAALEPKRYAAGSSHRETFNTGVFSPLLGAPGLGVFRSAPDPETGKQTITGAVPLFGDGAGHAGSSALTKTATTLYRNGIKVAENEDPLSGWEPFTVDGADAEYRLATSVERSPDVSAVSTRIDTSFTFRSRQVAAQTSLPVSTVRFRAPLDTASRAPAGKVTRIPVTVQGAASGKNLKSLTVSVSLDGGTTWKKVKVTDGAISVRNPAKDQGISFRAQVTDKQGNVSEVTIVNAYLGK